A DNA window from Castanea sativa cultivar Marrone di Chiusa Pesio chromosome 7, ASM4071231v1 contains the following coding sequences:
- the LOC142642824 gene encoding flavonoid 3-O-glucosyltransferase-like, whose translation MSVTKSSPQKHVAVLPFPFGSHALSLLTLVRKLAKAAPNVHFSFLNTQKCNHSLFSAAKPDETLPNIKPYDVADGIPVGHVLSPNPIEAVEFFSKVSPQNYKRGLEVAVAETGMKFSCLISDAFLTFAVEVAEDLHVPWIPIWLSLPCSLSAHVYTNLIRQRFASNKVKDATLEFIPGLSQMRVSDLSEEVISEKLEETTFSHMLSQVGLVLPRASAVVLNSYEELNPPLFNRDFKTKFRNVLNVGFSTLSLPSQSGSDLTGCVSWLDEQKERSVAYVSFGTVASPPQN comes from the coding sequence ATGTCAGTGACCAAAAGCTCTCCTCAGAAACATGTGGCTGTGTTGCCATTCCCATTCGGCAGCCATGCCTTGTCTCTCTTGACTCTGGTTCGCAAATTAGCAAAAGCTGCTCCAAACGTTCACTTCTCATTCTTAAACACACAAAAGTGCAACCATTCACTCTTCTCCGCAGCAAAACCAGACGAGACCTTGCCCAACATAAAACCCTATGATGTGGCCGATGGAATTCCTGTTGGCCATGTTCTTTCCCCAAATCCTATTGAGGCTGTGGAATTTTTCAGTAAGGTCTCACCACAGAACTATAAAAGAGGCTTAGAAGTGGCTGTGGCAGAGACTGGTATGAAATTCTCTTGCTTGATCTCCGATGCATTCTTGACATTTGCTGTGGAGGTTGCCGAGGATTTGCATGTTCCATGGATCCCAATTTGGTTGTCTTTGCCTTGCTCTCTTTCAGCTCATGTTTATACTAACCTTATACGCCAACGTTTTGCCAGTAATAAAGTTAAAGATGCAACCTTGGAATTCATTCCAGGATTGTCTCAAATGCGTGTTTCGGACTTATCTGAAGAGGTGATATCGGAGAAGTTGGAAGAGACAACTTTCTCACACATGCTGAGTCAAGTTGGGTTGGTGTTACCACGAGCTAGTGCTGTGGTGTTGAACTCTTATGAAGAACTAAACCCACCTCTTTTCAATCGTGATTTCAAAACAAAGTTTCGAAATGTGCTTAATGTGGGTTTTTCCACACTATCGCTGCCATCACAGTCGGGTTCGGATTTAACAGGGTGCGTATCTTGGTTAGATGAACAGAAGGAAAGGTCGGTTGCGTATGTAAGCTTTGGAACTGTAGCTTCACCACCGCAAAATTAG
- the LOC142644122 gene encoding anthocyanidin 3-O-glucosyltransferase UFGT-like has product MTHCGSNSVSESVAYGVPLICRPFFGDHHMTGRMVEEVWGVGVKVEGGILTKSGLLKSLELILGHEKGKEMRDKAQALKHTVQAAASPNGTAAKDFSHLVELISVP; this is encoded by the coding sequence ATGACTCACTGTGGTAGCAATTCTGTGTCCGAGAGTGTTGCATATGGTGTGCCACTGATCTGTAGGCCTTTCTTTGGTGATCATCACATGACTGGAAGAATGGTAGAGGAAGTATGGGGGGTTGGTGTGAAAGTTGAGGGTGGAATTCTCACTAAGAGTGGATTGCTCAAGAGCTTGGAACTCATTTTGGGGCATGAAAAGGGGAAGGAGATGAGAGATAAGGCCCAAGCTCTCAAACATACAGTACAAGCGGCTGCTAGCCCGAATGGCACTGCTGCAAAAGATTTCAGTCATTTGGTGGAGCTAATATCTGTGCCTTAA